In one window of Macadamia integrifolia cultivar HAES 741 chromosome 2, SCU_Mint_v3, whole genome shotgun sequence DNA:
- the LOC122070586 gene encoding disease resistance protein RPM1-like isoform X2 produces MDLDLLPATLLQQKLEYYLHHPGLLVREDVRKEFEEVILKFPDIISRLSDDNVRDWRKALKDLEDKVDDIMIFILSQSLRSPMLGLSHLQLPFTFRPDHLKKQLMKLRQLGQEILEIKTGGRPPVAPDNACESTQAEEQINSMASLGFRNYGVKPSVYNDVTTLRIEDKIEKKIEDLLLNTEKKFKLIGVIGRKGIGKSSVVRHVYENEKVKKYFDCYAWISNPSSLGPVSILREMLRQFYFGSPPYTAEMMKYHLLSEIDKCLVGKRFLLVVEGVSDLEIWDSVIFPALLFCGLLPPVGQIVFTSSFLHGRIIFTSDSPRRRIFDTYLINRFYVQIPFKALSQEEALDMFYQLVFPNTQPPGTCPPELEKMARGITQQSGGLHFAIRLLAGVLRGKRSPQLWEKCLRQLKELDESYGDDTVLKAILLGYDALALPLKSCFLYFCIFPKGYVIPLKRVIRLWVAEGLVEETSEKTATESSMAYLQELINRELIQPGHLDVKGDLKSCKFDDNVRRVALDHIIGVNERYLVQSTDYGSSRTAGIPSLRLISIQGFRLLRVLDLDLEGSEIKTLPNSLGTLILLVYLRVEGSKLEHVPASALENLIRLRYLGLRRTGIRELPAASLLKLKDLHTLDVRETKLRKLPPCISQLLHLQHIYLCSSFRREVMEMPLGKEKEQRPLQLQTLAGVRATTNLIEELRRWTQLRKLSIGRVAEADSEHFWASIDKMKFLRSLSIKCETNESLVMGSLASSLSIGTLRIGGSVKALDSAIKCFPSLCRLFLWDNNLTYDPLPLLQDLPNLMVLSLTNTFQVEAIRCDSVGFPELKRLSLFQLRNLKSWRINGGMKKLEFLYIGHCPNLKKPLQDLENLHSLQVVMVAGMEGGLNQMMERKGKESNGRFKVRNIPLIKHDFGATEQIPGTKHEVVSDAVDETPDQSFSISRAIDVLETIADVGHETYTKAMSRLMVDSKWREAFIYCPPHRKIVLLNMLD; encoded by the exons ATGGATTTGGATTTGCTCCCAGCCACTCTCTTACAGCAGAAGTTGGAGTATTACCTGCACCACCCTGGTCTACTTGTCCGTGAAGATGTGCGCAAGGAGTTTGAGGAAGTGATACTCAAGTTCCCAGATATTATATCCCGTTTAAGTGATGACAATGTACGAGACTGGAGAAAAGCACTTAAAGATTTGGAAGACAAGGTTGATGATATCATGATATTCATCCTCAGCCAGAGCTTGAGGTCACCCATGTTGGGGTTAAGCCATCTTCAGCTTCCTTTTACATTCCGACCAGACCATTTAAAGAAGCAATTGATGAAATTGCGTCAGTTAGGCCAAGAAATCCTAGAAATTAAGACAGGCGGCAGGCCCCCAGTTGCTCCTGATAATGCCTGTGAGAGTACTCAAGCTGAAGAACAGATCAACTCAATGGCTTCTTTGGGTTTTAGAAATTATGGAGTAAAGCCATCAGTGTATAATGACGTGACAACGTTAAGGATTGAGGATAAgattgagaaaaagattgaGGATTTGTTGCTGAATACagagaaaaaatttaaattgattGGTGTGATTGGGAGAAAGGGTATTGGGAAGAGCAGTGTGGTTAGGCATGTGTATGAGAATGAGAAAGTAAAGAAATATTTCGATTGCTATGCTTGGATTTCAAACCCTTCATCTCTTGGACCTGTGAGTATCCTTAGGGAGATGTTACGCCAATTCTATTTTGGATCTCCTCCCTACACAGCGGAGATGATGAAGTACCACCTACTCTCGGAGATCGATAAATGCTTGGTAGGGAAGAGGTTCTTATTGGTTGTGGAAGGTGTTTCAGACTTGGAAATTTGGGATAGTGTTATATTCCCTGCTCTCCTTTTCTGTGGTCTACTTCCTCCAGTTGGACAAATAGTTTTCACAAGTAGTTTTCTTCATGGTAGGATCATTTTCACAAGCGATTCCCCACGTCGTCGGATCTTCGACACTTACTTGATCAACCGATTCTATGTTCAAATCCCCTTCAAGGCCTTGTCCCAAGAAGAAGCATTGGATATGTTCTACCAATTGGTGTTTCCCAATACACAGCCTCCTGGGACTTGTCCGCCAGAGCTAGAGAAGATGGCAAGAGGGATCACACAACAATCAGGTGGTCTGCATTTTGCTATCCGGCTGCTTGCTGGGGTCTTGCGGGGAAAGAGAAGCCCTCAGCTATGGGAAAAATGTCTTCGGCAATTGAAGGAATTAGATGAATCTTACGGAGATGATACAGTACTCAAAGCAATATTGCTTGGCTATGATGCATTGGCTTTACCTCTTAAATCATGCTTTTTATATTTCTGTATTTTCCCCAAAGGCTATGTGATTCCATTGAAGAGGGTCATTCGGTTATGGGTAGCTGAAGGCTTGGTTGAAGAAACTTCAGAGAAAACTGCTACAGAATCTTCCATGGCCTACTTACAAGAGCTAATCAACCGGGAATTGATCCAACCGGGACATCTTGATGTTAAAggagatctgaaatcttgtaaATTTGATGATAATGTTCGCAGAGTAGCGCTTGATCATATCATTGGAGTCAATGAGCGATACTTGGTTCAATCCACAGACTATGGATCATCTAGAACTGCAGGTATACCAAGTTTGCGTCTCATTTCCATTCAGG GATTTCGACTCTTACGAGTGTTGGACTTGGATCTGGAAGGCTCAGAGATCAAGACCTTGCCCAACAGTTTGGGTACTCTAATTCTTCTAGTATATCTAAGAGTGGAGGGTTCAAAGCTAGAGCATGTTCCTGCATCTGCTCTGGAGAATTTGATCCGTCTGAGATACCTGGGGTTGAGGAGAACTGGAATTAGAGAGCTTCCAGCTGCTTCCTTGTTGAAGCTAAAGGACCTACACACCTTGGATGTAAGAGAGACAAAATTGAGGAAATTGCCCCCTTGCATATCCCAACTTCTTCATCTGCAGCACATATATCTTTGTAGTTCTTTTAGAAGAGAAGTCATGGAGATGCCACTAGGAAAGGAGAAGGAACAAAGACCACTCCAACTCCAAACACTTGCGGGTGTGAGAGCTACTACCAACTTGATAGAGGAACTAAGAAGATGGACCCAACTCCGAAAACTGTCCATTGGAAGAGTAGCAGAAGCTGATTCTGAACATTTTTGGGCTTCCATTGACAAGATGAAATTCCTCCGATCACTATCTATAAAATGTGAGACAAACGAGAGCCTCGTCATGGGATCTTTGGCATCATCCTTATCAATTGGTACATTAAGGATTGGAGGTTCAGTTAAGGCCTTAGACTCTGCTATAAAATGCTTCCCATCCCTCTGTCGCTTATTCTTGTGGGACAACAACTTAACATATGATCCTCTTCCATTGTTACAAGATCTTCCTAACCTCATGGTCCTAAGCCTGACTAACACCTTCCAAGTAGAGGCAATAAGGTGTGATAGTGTTGGTTTCCCTGAGCTAAAGAGACTGTCTCTTTTCCAGCTGAGAAATCTAAAGAGTTGGAGAATAAATGGAGGAATGAAAAAGCTCGAGTTTCTTTACATTGGGCATTGTCCGAATTTGAAAAAGcctcttcaagatcttgaaaaCCTCCATAGTCTTCAAGTTGTGATGGTTGCAGGAATGGAGGGGGGATTGAACCAGATGATGGAGAGGAAAGGCAAAGAGTCCAATGGTCGTTTCAAGGTCCGAAACATTCCATTAATCAAGCATGATTTCGG AGCTACCGAGCAAATTCCAGGGACAAAGCATGAAGTAGTTTCAGATGCTGTTGATGAAACCCCTGATCAGTCATTCAGCATTTCTAGGGCCATAGATGTGCTTGAAACCATTGCTGATGTGGGGCATGAAACTTACACGAAAGCAATGTCGCGACTTATGGTAGACTCAAAATGGAGAGAGGCATTCATTTATTGCCCCCCACACCGGAAGATCGTACTTCTAAACATGCTTGATTGA
- the LOC122070586 gene encoding disease resistance protein RPM1-like isoform X1 translates to MDLDLLPATLLQQKLEYYLHHPGLLVREDVRKEFEEVILKFPDIISRLSDDNVRDWRKALKDLEDKVDDIMIFILSQSLRSPMLGLSHLQLPFTFRPDHLKKQLMKLRQLGQEILEIKTGGRPPVAPDNACESTQAEEQINSMASLGFRNYGVKPSVYNDVTTLRIEDKIEKKIEDLLLNTEKKFKLIGVIGRKGIGKSSVVRHVYENEKVKKYFDCYAWISNPSSLGPVSILREMLRQFYFGSPPYTAEMMKYHLLSEIDKCLVGKRFLLVVEGVSDLEIWDSVIFPALLFCGLLPPVGQIVFTSSFLHGRIIFTSDSPRRRIFDTYLINRFYVQIPFKALSQEEALDMFYQLVFPNTQPPGTCPPELEKMARGITQQSGGLHFAIRLLAGVLRGKRSPQLWEKCLRQLKELDESYGDDTVLKAILLGYDALALPLKSCFLYFCIFPKGYVIPLKRVIRLWVAEGLVEETSEKTATESSMAYLQELINRELIQPGHLDVKGDLKSCKFDDNVRRVALDHIIGVNERYLVQSTDYGSSRTAGIPSLRLISIQGKDIEDIPSYKKNAARLRSCIIISGMGNLQSSIMSQCLSGFRLLRVLDLDLEGSEIKTLPNSLGTLILLVYLRVEGSKLEHVPASALENLIRLRYLGLRRTGIRELPAASLLKLKDLHTLDVRETKLRKLPPCISQLLHLQHIYLCSSFRREVMEMPLGKEKEQRPLQLQTLAGVRATTNLIEELRRWTQLRKLSIGRVAEADSEHFWASIDKMKFLRSLSIKCETNESLVMGSLASSLSIGTLRIGGSVKALDSAIKCFPSLCRLFLWDNNLTYDPLPLLQDLPNLMVLSLTNTFQVEAIRCDSVGFPELKRLSLFQLRNLKSWRINGGMKKLEFLYIGHCPNLKKPLQDLENLHSLQVVMVAGMEGGLNQMMERKGKESNGRFKVRNIPLIKHDFGATEQIPGTKHEVVSDAVDETPDQSFSISRAIDVLETIADVGHETYTKAMSRLMVDSKWREAFIYCPPHRKIVLLNMLD, encoded by the exons ATGGATTTGGATTTGCTCCCAGCCACTCTCTTACAGCAGAAGTTGGAGTATTACCTGCACCACCCTGGTCTACTTGTCCGTGAAGATGTGCGCAAGGAGTTTGAGGAAGTGATACTCAAGTTCCCAGATATTATATCCCGTTTAAGTGATGACAATGTACGAGACTGGAGAAAAGCACTTAAAGATTTGGAAGACAAGGTTGATGATATCATGATATTCATCCTCAGCCAGAGCTTGAGGTCACCCATGTTGGGGTTAAGCCATCTTCAGCTTCCTTTTACATTCCGACCAGACCATTTAAAGAAGCAATTGATGAAATTGCGTCAGTTAGGCCAAGAAATCCTAGAAATTAAGACAGGCGGCAGGCCCCCAGTTGCTCCTGATAATGCCTGTGAGAGTACTCAAGCTGAAGAACAGATCAACTCAATGGCTTCTTTGGGTTTTAGAAATTATGGAGTAAAGCCATCAGTGTATAATGACGTGACAACGTTAAGGATTGAGGATAAgattgagaaaaagattgaGGATTTGTTGCTGAATACagagaaaaaatttaaattgattGGTGTGATTGGGAGAAAGGGTATTGGGAAGAGCAGTGTGGTTAGGCATGTGTATGAGAATGAGAAAGTAAAGAAATATTTCGATTGCTATGCTTGGATTTCAAACCCTTCATCTCTTGGACCTGTGAGTATCCTTAGGGAGATGTTACGCCAATTCTATTTTGGATCTCCTCCCTACACAGCGGAGATGATGAAGTACCACCTACTCTCGGAGATCGATAAATGCTTGGTAGGGAAGAGGTTCTTATTGGTTGTGGAAGGTGTTTCAGACTTGGAAATTTGGGATAGTGTTATATTCCCTGCTCTCCTTTTCTGTGGTCTACTTCCTCCAGTTGGACAAATAGTTTTCACAAGTAGTTTTCTTCATGGTAGGATCATTTTCACAAGCGATTCCCCACGTCGTCGGATCTTCGACACTTACTTGATCAACCGATTCTATGTTCAAATCCCCTTCAAGGCCTTGTCCCAAGAAGAAGCATTGGATATGTTCTACCAATTGGTGTTTCCCAATACACAGCCTCCTGGGACTTGTCCGCCAGAGCTAGAGAAGATGGCAAGAGGGATCACACAACAATCAGGTGGTCTGCATTTTGCTATCCGGCTGCTTGCTGGGGTCTTGCGGGGAAAGAGAAGCCCTCAGCTATGGGAAAAATGTCTTCGGCAATTGAAGGAATTAGATGAATCTTACGGAGATGATACAGTACTCAAAGCAATATTGCTTGGCTATGATGCATTGGCTTTACCTCTTAAATCATGCTTTTTATATTTCTGTATTTTCCCCAAAGGCTATGTGATTCCATTGAAGAGGGTCATTCGGTTATGGGTAGCTGAAGGCTTGGTTGAAGAAACTTCAGAGAAAACTGCTACAGAATCTTCCATGGCCTACTTACAAGAGCTAATCAACCGGGAATTGATCCAACCGGGACATCTTGATGTTAAAggagatctgaaatcttgtaaATTTGATGATAATGTTCGCAGAGTAGCGCTTGATCATATCATTGGAGTCAATGAGCGATACTTGGTTCAATCCACAGACTATGGATCATCTAGAACTGCAGGTATACCAAGTTTGCGTCTCATTTCCATTCAGGGTAAGGACATTGAAGACATAccatcatataaaaaaaatgctgCACGCTTACGCTCTTGCATCATCATATCTGgaatgggtaatttacaatccTCAATTATGAGTCAATGCCTTTCAGGATTTCGACTCTTACGAGTGTTGGACTTGGATCTGGAAGGCTCAGAGATCAAGACCTTGCCCAACAGTTTGGGTACTCTAATTCTTCTAGTATATCTAAGAGTGGAGGGTTCAAAGCTAGAGCATGTTCCTGCATCTGCTCTGGAGAATTTGATCCGTCTGAGATACCTGGGGTTGAGGAGAACTGGAATTAGAGAGCTTCCAGCTGCTTCCTTGTTGAAGCTAAAGGACCTACACACCTTGGATGTAAGAGAGACAAAATTGAGGAAATTGCCCCCTTGCATATCCCAACTTCTTCATCTGCAGCACATATATCTTTGTAGTTCTTTTAGAAGAGAAGTCATGGAGATGCCACTAGGAAAGGAGAAGGAACAAAGACCACTCCAACTCCAAACACTTGCGGGTGTGAGAGCTACTACCAACTTGATAGAGGAACTAAGAAGATGGACCCAACTCCGAAAACTGTCCATTGGAAGAGTAGCAGAAGCTGATTCTGAACATTTTTGGGCTTCCATTGACAAGATGAAATTCCTCCGATCACTATCTATAAAATGTGAGACAAACGAGAGCCTCGTCATGGGATCTTTGGCATCATCCTTATCAATTGGTACATTAAGGATTGGAGGTTCAGTTAAGGCCTTAGACTCTGCTATAAAATGCTTCCCATCCCTCTGTCGCTTATTCTTGTGGGACAACAACTTAACATATGATCCTCTTCCATTGTTACAAGATCTTCCTAACCTCATGGTCCTAAGCCTGACTAACACCTTCCAAGTAGAGGCAATAAGGTGTGATAGTGTTGGTTTCCCTGAGCTAAAGAGACTGTCTCTTTTCCAGCTGAGAAATCTAAAGAGTTGGAGAATAAATGGAGGAATGAAAAAGCTCGAGTTTCTTTACATTGGGCATTGTCCGAATTTGAAAAAGcctcttcaagatcttgaaaaCCTCCATAGTCTTCAAGTTGTGATGGTTGCAGGAATGGAGGGGGGATTGAACCAGATGATGGAGAGGAAAGGCAAAGAGTCCAATGGTCGTTTCAAGGTCCGAAACATTCCATTAATCAAGCATGATTTCGG AGCTACCGAGCAAATTCCAGGGACAAAGCATGAAGTAGTTTCAGATGCTGTTGATGAAACCCCTGATCAGTCATTCAGCATTTCTAGGGCCATAGATGTGCTTGAAACCATTGCTGATGTGGGGCATGAAACTTACACGAAAGCAATGTCGCGACTTATGGTAGACTCAAAATGGAGAGAGGCATTCATTTATTGCCCCCCACACCGGAAGATCGTACTTCTAAACATGCTTGATTGA
- the LOC122070586 gene encoding disease resistance protein RPM1-like isoform X3 — MDLDLLPATLLQQKLEYYLHHPGLLVREDVRKEFEEVILKFPDIISRLSDDNVRDWRKALKDLEDKVDDIMIFILSQSLRSPMLGLSHLQLPFTFRPDHLKKQLMKLRQLGQEILEIKTGGRPPVAPDNACESTQAEEQINSMASLGFRNYGVKPSVYNDVTTLRIEDKIEKKIEDLLLNTEKKFKLIGVIGRKGIGKSSVVRHVYENEKVKKYFDCYAWISNPSSLGPVSILREMLRQFYFGSPPYTAEMMKYHLLSEIDKCLVGKRFLLVVEGVSDLEIWDSVIFPALLFCGLLPPVGQIVFTSSFLHGRIIFTSDSPRRRIFDTYLINRFYVQIPFKALSQEEALDMFYQLVFPNTQPPGTCPPELEKMARGITQQSGGLHFAIRLLAGVLRGKRSPQLWEKCLRQLKELDESYGDDTVLKAILLGYDALALPLKSCFLYFCIFPKGYVIPLKRVIRLWVAEGLVEETSEKTATESSMAYLQELINRELIQPGHLDVKGDLKSCKFDDNVRRVALDHIIGVNERYLVQSTDYGSSRTAGFRLLRVLDLDLEGSEIKTLPNSLGTLILLVYLRVEGSKLEHVPASALENLIRLRYLGLRRTGIRELPAASLLKLKDLHTLDVRETKLRKLPPCISQLLHLQHIYLCSSFRREVMEMPLGKEKEQRPLQLQTLAGVRATTNLIEELRRWTQLRKLSIGRVAEADSEHFWASIDKMKFLRSLSIKCETNESLVMGSLASSLSIGTLRIGGSVKALDSAIKCFPSLCRLFLWDNNLTYDPLPLLQDLPNLMVLSLTNTFQVEAIRCDSVGFPELKRLSLFQLRNLKSWRINGGMKKLEFLYIGHCPNLKKPLQDLENLHSLQVVMVAGMEGGLNQMMERKGKESNGRFKVRNIPLIKHDFGATEQIPGTKHEVVSDAVDETPDQSFSISRAIDVLETIADVGHETYTKAMSRLMVDSKWREAFIYCPPHRKIVLLNMLD; from the exons ATGGATTTGGATTTGCTCCCAGCCACTCTCTTACAGCAGAAGTTGGAGTATTACCTGCACCACCCTGGTCTACTTGTCCGTGAAGATGTGCGCAAGGAGTTTGAGGAAGTGATACTCAAGTTCCCAGATATTATATCCCGTTTAAGTGATGACAATGTACGAGACTGGAGAAAAGCACTTAAAGATTTGGAAGACAAGGTTGATGATATCATGATATTCATCCTCAGCCAGAGCTTGAGGTCACCCATGTTGGGGTTAAGCCATCTTCAGCTTCCTTTTACATTCCGACCAGACCATTTAAAGAAGCAATTGATGAAATTGCGTCAGTTAGGCCAAGAAATCCTAGAAATTAAGACAGGCGGCAGGCCCCCAGTTGCTCCTGATAATGCCTGTGAGAGTACTCAAGCTGAAGAACAGATCAACTCAATGGCTTCTTTGGGTTTTAGAAATTATGGAGTAAAGCCATCAGTGTATAATGACGTGACAACGTTAAGGATTGAGGATAAgattgagaaaaagattgaGGATTTGTTGCTGAATACagagaaaaaatttaaattgattGGTGTGATTGGGAGAAAGGGTATTGGGAAGAGCAGTGTGGTTAGGCATGTGTATGAGAATGAGAAAGTAAAGAAATATTTCGATTGCTATGCTTGGATTTCAAACCCTTCATCTCTTGGACCTGTGAGTATCCTTAGGGAGATGTTACGCCAATTCTATTTTGGATCTCCTCCCTACACAGCGGAGATGATGAAGTACCACCTACTCTCGGAGATCGATAAATGCTTGGTAGGGAAGAGGTTCTTATTGGTTGTGGAAGGTGTTTCAGACTTGGAAATTTGGGATAGTGTTATATTCCCTGCTCTCCTTTTCTGTGGTCTACTTCCTCCAGTTGGACAAATAGTTTTCACAAGTAGTTTTCTTCATGGTAGGATCATTTTCACAAGCGATTCCCCACGTCGTCGGATCTTCGACACTTACTTGATCAACCGATTCTATGTTCAAATCCCCTTCAAGGCCTTGTCCCAAGAAGAAGCATTGGATATGTTCTACCAATTGGTGTTTCCCAATACACAGCCTCCTGGGACTTGTCCGCCAGAGCTAGAGAAGATGGCAAGAGGGATCACACAACAATCAGGTGGTCTGCATTTTGCTATCCGGCTGCTTGCTGGGGTCTTGCGGGGAAAGAGAAGCCCTCAGCTATGGGAAAAATGTCTTCGGCAATTGAAGGAATTAGATGAATCTTACGGAGATGATACAGTACTCAAAGCAATATTGCTTGGCTATGATGCATTGGCTTTACCTCTTAAATCATGCTTTTTATATTTCTGTATTTTCCCCAAAGGCTATGTGATTCCATTGAAGAGGGTCATTCGGTTATGGGTAGCTGAAGGCTTGGTTGAAGAAACTTCAGAGAAAACTGCTACAGAATCTTCCATGGCCTACTTACAAGAGCTAATCAACCGGGAATTGATCCAACCGGGACATCTTGATGTTAAAggagatctgaaatcttgtaaATTTGATGATAATGTTCGCAGAGTAGCGCTTGATCATATCATTGGAGTCAATGAGCGATACTTGGTTCAATCCACAGACTATGGATCATCTAGAACTGCAG GATTTCGACTCTTACGAGTGTTGGACTTGGATCTGGAAGGCTCAGAGATCAAGACCTTGCCCAACAGTTTGGGTACTCTAATTCTTCTAGTATATCTAAGAGTGGAGGGTTCAAAGCTAGAGCATGTTCCTGCATCTGCTCTGGAGAATTTGATCCGTCTGAGATACCTGGGGTTGAGGAGAACTGGAATTAGAGAGCTTCCAGCTGCTTCCTTGTTGAAGCTAAAGGACCTACACACCTTGGATGTAAGAGAGACAAAATTGAGGAAATTGCCCCCTTGCATATCCCAACTTCTTCATCTGCAGCACATATATCTTTGTAGTTCTTTTAGAAGAGAAGTCATGGAGATGCCACTAGGAAAGGAGAAGGAACAAAGACCACTCCAACTCCAAACACTTGCGGGTGTGAGAGCTACTACCAACTTGATAGAGGAACTAAGAAGATGGACCCAACTCCGAAAACTGTCCATTGGAAGAGTAGCAGAAGCTGATTCTGAACATTTTTGGGCTTCCATTGACAAGATGAAATTCCTCCGATCACTATCTATAAAATGTGAGACAAACGAGAGCCTCGTCATGGGATCTTTGGCATCATCCTTATCAATTGGTACATTAAGGATTGGAGGTTCAGTTAAGGCCTTAGACTCTGCTATAAAATGCTTCCCATCCCTCTGTCGCTTATTCTTGTGGGACAACAACTTAACATATGATCCTCTTCCATTGTTACAAGATCTTCCTAACCTCATGGTCCTAAGCCTGACTAACACCTTCCAAGTAGAGGCAATAAGGTGTGATAGTGTTGGTTTCCCTGAGCTAAAGAGACTGTCTCTTTTCCAGCTGAGAAATCTAAAGAGTTGGAGAATAAATGGAGGAATGAAAAAGCTCGAGTTTCTTTACATTGGGCATTGTCCGAATTTGAAAAAGcctcttcaagatcttgaaaaCCTCCATAGTCTTCAAGTTGTGATGGTTGCAGGAATGGAGGGGGGATTGAACCAGATGATGGAGAGGAAAGGCAAAGAGTCCAATGGTCGTTTCAAGGTCCGAAACATTCCATTAATCAAGCATGATTTCGG AGCTACCGAGCAAATTCCAGGGACAAAGCATGAAGTAGTTTCAGATGCTGTTGATGAAACCCCTGATCAGTCATTCAGCATTTCTAGGGCCATAGATGTGCTTGAAACCATTGCTGATGTGGGGCATGAAACTTACACGAAAGCAATGTCGCGACTTATGGTAGACTCAAAATGGAGAGAGGCATTCATTTATTGCCCCCCACACCGGAAGATCGTACTTCTAAACATGCTTGATTGA
- the LOC122070615 gene encoding uncharacterized protein LOC122070615 isoform X2 has translation MASRLHFCSPSITTVAGGGGGSNLLSAITVPSTLCMNRGIGLRRARTNLRTCAKFEKFQGDESPGNPDGSVPLQLETQNSAQEEEEDDSCLPSDLEGAVRQSSKASALFLSSGGMRAIVELLIPQLQFLDDEGAQGELWELSRIFLDTLIEETGCQRVRAVFPDAGAAALLKYRWKDAAFGFSSLSDRKPVEAGDELVVMVVPDYQMLEYVERIASKLSDDLRPLIMWNPRLISEDVGVGFNVRKLRRYFLSTFTVVYSMRPLPSGAVFRCYPGLWKVFYDDKDRPNRYLLAKEQISRPDAEDIEIIFGDVDESEKGPSMLVRAMNLFSSLNRFMKVISK, from the exons ATGGCTTCTCGGCTTCATTTCTGCTCTCCGTCCATCACCACGGTAGCCGGCGGCGGTGGCGGTAGTAACCTCTTATCTGCTATCACTGTCCCCTCGACCCTTTGTATGAACCGCGGAATCGGACTGCGCAGAGCTCGTACTAACTTGCGCACCTGTGCGAAGTTTGAGAAATTTCAAGGTGATGAAAGCCCAGGAAATCCCGATGGCAGTGTACCTCTTCAATTAGAGACCCAAAATTCtgctcaagaagaagaagaagatgacag TTGCTTACCATCTGACTTGGAGGGTGCAGTCCGACAATCAAGTAAAGCAAGTGCACTTTTCTTATCTTCTGGAGGCATGAGAGCCATT GTTGAGCTTTTGATCCCCCAATTGCAGTTTCTTGATGACGAAGGAGCTCAAGGTGAGCTTTGGGAATTGTCAAGGATTTTCTTGGATACACTTATAGAAGAAACAGGATGTCAG AGAGTAAGAGCTGTATTCCCTGATGCTGGAGCAGCTGCCCTCCTGAAATACCGATGGAAAGATGCAGCTTTTGGATTCTCTAG CTTGAGTGACCGAAAGCCTGTGGAAGCTGGAGATGAACTCGTGGTTATGGTGGTTCCTGATTATCAGATGCTGGAATATGTAGAAAGAATTGCATCTAAACTCTCAGATGAT CTGAGGCCTCTCATCATGTGGAACCCGCGTCTAATCAGTGAAGACGTAGGAGTTGGATTCAATGTTCGGAAGCTGCGCCGGTACTTTTTAAG CACTTTTACAGTGGTATACTCGATGAGACCTTTGCCCTCGGGTGCAGTGTTTAGATGCTATCCTGG ATTGTGGAAGGTGTTCTATGATGATAAGGATAGACCAAATCGATATTTGCTGGCCAAAGAACAAATCAGCCGTCCTGATGCAGAAGATATTGAG ATTATATTTGGTGACGTGGATGAGTCAGAGAAGGGCCCTTCGATGTTGGTTAGAGCCATGAACTTGTTTTCTTCACTAAATCGTTTCATGAAGGTCATCTCAAAGTGA